From bacterium, the proteins below share one genomic window:
- a CDS encoding peptidoglycan DD-metalloendopeptidase family protein, with product MRGMILILAIFSLIAVLPALAEDPAETIENTTERLEDILDRIGTTEGNIRLTAARERSVLDTLDTMDRETAVIRDRVRDLRAQEKDLKIRITRSEEELRAIKRQRERTAGWLALRSTALYKGGNVSYLKVILAATGIEDLERRSYYLKMLAEHDSEMFTLSRELYHRENRQVETLKSARATQVSTRRDLEETLTVLTRKKEQKSLVLAVVRDEKEKNTRFLKELETSASHLASLLDALKLQAVTGESAFSTLKGSLKRPVSGKVTTSFGRNRNERFSTFTLSNGVTIQSAEGTPVRAVYNGRAIFADWFRGYGRIIILDHGGGYYTLYGHLSELKINVGQEVQAETVIGFVGDSGSLEGAALYFEIRYHGKPIDPSPWFKG from the coding sequence ATGAGAGGAATGATCCTCATCCTTGCCATTTTCTCCCTCATCGCCGTCCTTCCGGCACTTGCCGAGGACCCCGCCGAGACCATCGAGAACACCACGGAACGCCTGGAGGATATCCTGGACCGCATCGGGACCACGGAAGGCAATATCCGCCTGACAGCAGCCCGGGAAAGATCGGTTCTCGACACCCTCGACACCATGGACAGGGAAACTGCCGTGATCAGGGACCGGGTGAGGGATCTTCGGGCGCAGGAGAAGGACCTCAAGATCAGGATCACCCGATCGGAGGAGGAACTCCGCGCGATCAAACGGCAGAGGGAACGGACGGCCGGCTGGCTTGCCCTGAGGTCGACCGCACTTTACAAAGGAGGGAACGTAAGTTATCTAAAGGTCATTCTCGCCGCTACGGGGATCGAGGATCTGGAGCGCAGATCCTATTACCTGAAGATGCTGGCCGAACACGATTCCGAGATGTTCACCCTGTCCAGAGAGCTTTACCACAGGGAAAACAGGCAGGTAGAAACGCTGAAGTCCGCGAGAGCCACCCAGGTCTCCACCCGGCGGGACCTGGAGGAGACCCTCACAGTCCTGACCAGGAAGAAGGAACAAAAAAGCCTGGTTCTGGCCGTCGTCAGGGATGAAAAGGAGAAGAACACCAGGTTCCTCAAGGAGTTGGAAACCTCAGCCTCCCATCTTGCCAGTCTCCTGGATGCCCTTAAACTCCAGGCTGTCACAGGGGAATCGGCCTTTTCCACGCTGAAGGGTTCCCTGAAAAGGCCCGTGTCCGGCAAGGTCACGACATCCTTCGGGCGGAACAGGAACGAGAGGTTCAGCACCTTCACCCTTTCCAACGGGGTGACGATACAATCCGCGGAAGGAACCCCGGTCAGGGCGGTGTACAACGGGCGGGCTATTTTTGCCGACTGGTTCCGGGGTTACGGAAGGATCATAATCCTGGACCACGGTGGTGGATATTATACCCTCTACGGCCATCTGTCGGAACTGAAGATCAACGTTGGCCAGGAGGTGCAGGCCGAAACTGTCATCGGGTTTGTGGGCGACAGCGGCTCCCTGGAAGGGGCCGCCCTGTATTTCGAGATCAGGTACCACGGGAAACCGATCGACCCTTCCCCGTGGTTCAAAGGATGA
- a CDS encoding S41 family peptidase translates to MKPVRYLKIGAMVALLLLVGLTTDNRSPVGDAQAFNDSTYDQIRLFSEALSIVQKNYVEEPDSQELVRGAIKGMLTSLDPHSSFMSPDMYKEMQIDTQGEFQGIGITIGVRDGVLTVIAPIDDTPAFRAGILAGDKIVIIEGQTTKDMTLMEAVKLMRGPKGTDVTISIVREGEPEPIKVTMTRDVIPLYSVKTKEIDPAIGYIRVTQFQKKTSTEFTEALAKIRQEKGDAFKGLILDLRNNPGGLLISAIEVADVFVDSGAIVTTKGRLKNQDFSYGAKSNGTEPDYPIVVLVNGGSASASEIVAGALQDYKKAILIGTTTFGKGSVQTIYRLGDGGGMRVTTARYYTPSGRSIQATGIVPDITVRNSSGKAMGHMREKDLSGHLENDQSGKDQSEKDQSDSIEEPAEEDAPVVDFIPENPAEDAQLMRAVDLLKGYDLFKGLGLTGTAKVEETE, encoded by the coding sequence ATGAAACCCGTCAGGTACCTGAAGATCGGCGCCATGGTCGCGCTATTGCTTCTGGTCGGGCTCACTACCGACAACCGGAGCCCTGTGGGAGACGCCCAGGCTTTTAATGACAGCACCTACGACCAGATCCGTCTGTTCTCCGAGGCTCTTTCCATCGTTCAGAAAAACTACGTCGAAGAACCAGACTCCCAGGAGCTGGTGCGGGGCGCCATCAAGGGGATGCTGACCTCCCTCGACCCGCACAGTTCTTTCATGTCTCCCGATATGTACAAGGAGATGCAGATCGACACGCAGGGAGAGTTCCAGGGCATTGGCATTACCATCGGCGTGCGCGATGGCGTCCTCACCGTCATCGCGCCCATCGACGACACACCCGCCTTCCGGGCCGGCATCCTGGCCGGGGACAAGATCGTCATCATCGAGGGCCAGACCACCAAGGACATGACCCTCATGGAAGCGGTCAAGCTGATGCGCGGACCCAAGGGAACCGATGTGACCATCTCCATCGTCCGCGAGGGCGAACCGGAACCGATCAAGGTCACCATGACCAGGGATGTCATCCCCCTTTACAGCGTCAAGACGAAGGAGATCGATCCCGCTATCGGATACATCAGGGTGACCCAGTTCCAGAAAAAGACTTCGACTGAGTTCACCGAAGCCCTGGCCAAGATCCGGCAGGAAAAAGGTGATGCCTTCAAGGGACTCATCCTCGACCTGCGGAACAACCCCGGCGGCCTGCTCATCTCGGCCATCGAGGTCGCCGACGTGTTCGTCGACTCGGGCGCCATCGTGACGACCAAGGGACGCCTGAAGAACCAGGACTTCTCCTACGGCGCGAAATCCAACGGGACGGAGCCTGACTATCCCATCGTTGTCCTCGTCAACGGCGGTTCGGCAAGCGCCTCCGAGATCGTGGCTGGAGCCTTGCAGGATTACAAGAAAGCGATCCTCATCGGCACAACCACCTTCGGCAAAGGATCCGTTCAGACCATCTACCGCCTCGGCGACGGGGGGGGCATGCGGGTCACCACGGCCAGGTACTACACGCCCAGCGGCCGATCCATTCAGGCCACCGGTATCGTACCGGATATCACCGTCCGCAACAGCAGCGGCAAGGCCATGGGCCATATGAGGGAAAAGGACCTGAGCGGACACCTGGAAAACGACCAGTCCGGAAAAGACCAGTCAGAAAAAGACCAGTCCGACAGTATTGAGGAACCCGCGGAAGAGGACGCCCCTGTGGTCGACTTCATCCCCGAAAACCCGGCGGAGGACGCCCAGCTCATGAGGGCCGTGGATCTCCTGAAGGGGTACGATCTGTTCAAGGGATTGGGATTAACGGGCACGGCCAAGGTCGAGGAAACGGAGTAG